Sequence from the Nitrincola iocasae genome:
CCACTCGCGGGACGGTTTCCGTGCCATAAGCCAGAGCCGCTACCGCCTGAGCACCCCCCAGGGTGAACACTCGATCTACACCAGCCAAAGCAGCGGCGGCCAATACCAGTTCGTTGACCACCCCATCAGGGGTCGGCACCACCATGATAATCTCTTGCACACCCGCGACTTTGGCAGGTAAAGCATTCATCAACACTGACGACGGATAAGCCGCTTTGCCACCCGGCACGTAAATACCTATGCGATCCATCGGTGTGACTTGCTGCCCCAACACGGTGCCGTCCGCTTCAGTATAACGCCAGGATTCACTTTTCTGGCGCTCATGGTAGGCACTAATGCGCTGAGCTGCCGCTTCCAGCGCAGTGCGCTGATCCAGCGGCAGGCTCTGCAGTGCTTGAAGCAAGCGTGTTTGGCTGACCTCAAGTTCAGACATTTGTGTTGCCTGCATGCGGTCAAAACGGTTAGTGTACTCAACCAACGCGGCATCACCACGGGCACGGACCTGCTCAATCACATCGTCAACGATCTGATTGACCTGCTTATCCGAAACACTTTCCCACGCCAACATAGCATTCAACTGCTTGTCAAAATCGGCCTGATCAGCCTTCAGACGTGTGATCTCTACTGACATATCAAACCTCACGTTTGGCTGCTACAGCAGCTTGCATTTGCTCAATAATCGGTTGAATCAGCTCATACTTCATCTTCATAGAAGGTTGCCCCACCACCAGGCGCGAGCTGATATCCGCTATGTGTTCCATGGGCTCCAGGCCATTAGCCTTCAAGGTGTTGCCCGTGTCGACAATATCGACAATACGGTCAGCCAAACCCATGATCGGCGCCAGCTCCATGGCCCCATAGAGTTTGATAATATCTACCTGAGCCCCCTTGCGGGCATAATAGTCGCGGGTAATATTGATGAATTTACTCGCCACCCGAAGTCGACCTTCGACAGCCGGGGCACCTTTCAGGCCGGCAATCATCAAACGACAACGGGAGATTTCCAAATCCAGTGGCTCATAGAGCCCCTGCCCACCGTGCTCCATCAGCACATCCTTACCCGCCACACCCATATCAGCGCCACCATATTCAACATAGGTAGGCACATCGGTGGCACGAATAACCAGTAATTTGATATTGGCATGATTAGTATCAAATATCAGTTTACGGCTACTGAAAATATCTTCGGCCGGATGTATATCGGCTGCCGCCAACAGGGGAAGTGTTTCCGTCAGGATGCGTCCTTTGGAAAGCGCGATGGTCAGCTGCTGTGTCATAGGGATTCTCTCTTAACCTTTTACGCGTCGGATGGTAGCACCCAAGCCCTGGAGTTTCTCTTCAATACACTCATAACCCCGATCAATATGGTAAATACGATCTATCAGGGTTTCGCCCTCGGCAACCAGCGCCGCAATTACCAGACTGGCTGATGCACGCAAGTCCGTTGCCATTACCGGTGCACCCTTGAGTTTGCTTACGCCTTCAATAATGGCGGTATTACCATCAATGGTAATATCAGCCCCCATACGCAGCATTTCCTGCATATGCATAAAGCGGTTTTCAAAAATGGTTTCGCGGACGATACCTACACCAATTGAAACGGCATTCATCGCCGCAAACTGTGCCTGCATATCAGTAGGAAATGCAGGATAGGGAGCCGTGGTCAGATTGACAGCTTTTGGGCGACGCCCATGCATATCCAATTCAATCCAGTCTTCACCGGTAGTTATGTCAGCGCCAGCTTCCTGGAGTTTTTTCAACACCGAGTCCAGTGTATCCGAACGGGTATTGCAGGTACGCACCTTGCCACCTGTTGCCGCAGCAGCCACCAGAAAAGTGCCGGTTTCAATACGATCTGCCATAACCGCATAACGACAGCCTTTCAGAGCTTCAACACCATGAATACTAATCATATCGGTTCCGGCACCGCGGATATCAGCACCCATCGCATTCAGGCAATTGGCCAGGTCTACGATCTCCGGCTCACGCGCGGCATTTTCAATCAGTGTCTCGCCATCAGCCAGCGCTGCCGCCATCATAATATTTTCTGTTCCGGTGACGGTTACCGTATCAAAAAACACTTTGCCACCTTTTAAGCGGCCATCACAGGTGGCGCGGATATAGCCCTGCTCCACTTCGATATGAGCGCCCATAGCTTCCAGTCCGCGTAAATGCAGATCCACAGGTCGACTGCCGATAGCACAACCACCTGGCAGAGATACCTCAGCCTGGCCAAAACGTGCCAACAGCGGTCCCAGAACCAGAATCGATGCACGCATAGTTTTGACCAGATCATAAGGTGCTACCACCGAGTTGATCTGGCTGGCGTCTATCACGGCACTTTGTGATTCAGTCAGGGTGACACTGACACCGAGTCGACGCATCAACTCAAGCATGGTATTAATATCATGCAGGTGTGGCAGATTAGTAAGCGTTACCGGCTCACTCGCCAGTAGAGTAGCGGCCAGGATTGGCAAGGCCGCATTTTTGGCACCAGAGATACGCACCTCACCATTCAGGCACGCCCCCCCTTGTATCAGAAACTTATCCATTTATCTGTCCGTATTAGGGCTTGATTAGTTCAGGGCGGCCCATTGCTCGGGAGTATAGGTTTTGATCGTCACAGCATGAATGTCACCACTGGCAATCTGCTTATTCAGACAGGCATAAACCAACTGCTGTTTTTTCACCGGGCTCAAACCCGTAAACTGTTCACTGATGACGGTAATTTCAAAATTACACCCTTCTCCCGCGGTCATCACCTGGCTAGCAGCCAGTTGACTTTCAATTACCTGTTTTACGTCTTCAGCTTGCATAGGAACTCCGGAAACTTTTTTGACAGGGGGCCGATAATAACGCAAAACGGGCCTTAAAGGCGACATTGCCTTTAAGGCCCGTGGGGTCAATCAATGTAGATTTTCTTCAACGCCCACCAGACGAGCAATAGAAAGCAGATCTTCTGGGGTATTAATGGCAGTCAATTCAAAGCCTTTTTCCAGCGCCAGACGTTCACAACAAAACCACAGCGATAAAGCTGAACTATCCACCCGGCCCACAGCCGAAAAATCCAGCTGGCAAGGGCCCTGCATCTGTTTGAGTTGACTCAGCAAGGCAGTTCGTTTCGCTACCACAGTAGAAAACAGCAAATCACCCTCTACACTGATAACCTGACTGACAACCTCAGCCTTCGACATCTTCCACCACCTCAGCAACTGTACTGGCGACTCGCTCTTCCCAGCTATCAATCACAGCGGAAATATCGCGTGAGCTCTGATACATATCGGCAAACTGATTTTGAAAGGTCAGACGTAGATTAATTCCTTCAACAGCGACGTTTACCAGCATCCAATTACCGTCAACATTACGCATGTAATAGAGAATATTATAGGTTTTCCCAGCGGTTGAAGTCAGTTGAACATTAACCACCTGCATTTCCGGCTGCGGACTGGGCGCACGCGGAGGTGTAATCGTGTACTCACGAATAGAAAATTCACTCACAGCCATAGAGTAGGTTCTAATCAGGGTTGTTTTGAGCACGCTGGCAAAACGTTCTAACTGTTCTTCAGACGCGCTTCGGGAAAACCGCCCCATGACCCCACGACCAAAGCCGTAAAAATCGATCACAGGGGTAACTATCTGCTCAACTTCAGACTGCAAACGCTCTCTATTTTCCTCCTCAAACAATGAGGAGTCACTCATCACATCAATCACTTTCTCGGTTGTGCTTTCAACCACCTGTTTTGCAGCGTCCCAATTCTGATCAACTGCAAACGCTTTCAATGTAAACAACATTGACATGAGAAAGACCAGATTTGCGGCATGTAATTTTTTCATGGTGTTTACTCACTAACCTGATTCATAAGGAATTTGCCCACAAGATCCTCTAAAACTAGCGCGGATTGGGTGTTGAAAATAAAATCGCCTTCACCCAACACTTCCATGTCTCCACCCGGAACGATACCGACATACTGTTGGCCCAGCAGGCCGGATGTCAGAATCATTGCTGAACTATCGGTACTGATATAATCAACATCTGCAAATATTTCCATCTCCACTTCTGCCATCAGCATCTGCGGATCCAAGCGAATATTCTTGACCTCACCGATCTGCACACCGGACATGGCCACTTTAGCACGGGGCGTCAGCCCGCCTATATTCTCAAAACTGGCATACAGCTTATAACCACCCGATTTTGGGGTAAGATTTAAACCACTGACATTCAATGCCAGCACAATCAAGGCCAGGAAGCCAATCAGCATAAACAGCCCTACACTGATTTCTACAGTACGGATACGCATTTTTACAAGTCTCCAAACATCAAAGCGGTAAGCACAAAGTCCAAGCCCAGAACAGCAAGCGATGCATAGACCACTGTACGGGTTGTAGCCTGACTGATTCCTTCTGAAGTCGGAATACAGTCATAACCCTGATACACAGCGACCCAGGTAACAACAAAACCAAACACTACCGCTTTTATCAGGCCATTCAACACATCACCCTGAAAATCCACGGACTGCTGCATATTCGCCCAAAAAGCGCCACTGTAGATTCCCAACCAGTCAACGGCAACCAGAGACGCTCCCCAGATACCTACAACGGCAAATATCATTGACAGCAGTGGCATACAGATAAAGCCAGCGTACAGACGCGGGGCAATAATACGCCGGTAAGGATCAACACCGATCATTTCCAGGCTGGCCAACTGCTCGGTAGCTTTCATCAGGCCAATTTCCGCCGTCAGCGCTGAACCGGCACGTCCGGCAAACAACAAGGCGGTCACAACCGGCGCCAGTTCCCGCAGCAAACTCAGTGCCACCATCTGGCCTACCGCTTGTTCAGAGCCATAATCCACCAGGATAGTATAGCCCTGTAACCCCAGTACCATGCCGATAAAAGCACCTGAGACAATAATGATCACCAGCGACAAGACACCGATGAAATAAATCTGCCGGATCAACAAAGGAAACATCATCACCGGTGCTGGCCTCGCCACCACTGAGTGATAAAGTATCTGCCCTGAGCGACCCAGTGCGGCACATTTAGACAGCGTCTTATGACCCAGCCTTTGAATACGATCCAGTATCACCTGAAGACTCCCCCTGCCATCAACTGTTCAGTGAAATCCGGTGCCGGATAGTGAAACGCAACCGGCCCATCAGGCAAACCTTCAACAAACTGACGCACCTGCTCAGAATCCTGACCTTTAAGCTGATCGGGTGTACCTTCAGCGATTACCTTGCCATCTGAAAGCACGTAAATATAATCCGAAATCGACAGGGTTTCCTCAATGTCATGCGAAACAATAATGGAACTATGCCCCAGCGCTTCATTCAGGCGCTTGATCAGGTTGACCAGTACGCCCTTAGCAATAGGATCCTGACCGGTAAAGGGCTCATCATACATGACGATATCCGGATCCAGCGCAATCGCACGCGCTAACGCCACACGCCGCGCCATTCCCCCGGAAAGTTCGCTAGGCATTAATCCCACAGCACCACGCAAACCAACCGCCTGTAGCTTCATCAATACAATATCGCGAATCATCTCTTCGGGTAGCTGGGTGTGCACACGGATAGGGAAGGCGATATTATCAAACACCGTCATGTCCGTGAACAGCGCTCCGCTCTGAAATAACATCCCCATGCGCTCACGCACAACAAAAAGATCCCGACGACTCAGTGTGGGTATATTCTGATTATCCAGCAAGATCTGGCCCGAATCCGGTAACAACTGACCACCAATCAGCTTCAACAGCGTGGTCTTCCCTGTACCGGAAGGCCCCATGATCGCCGTCACTTTACCACGAGGAATCTTGATACTGACATCGTCAAAGATACGCTTTGAGCCCCGTGAAAAGCTCATATTACGTATTTCAATTATGTTGTTATCTGAAGATTGTTTCATTTCCCTCGTTGAGTTTTTTTCAACGCCCATCCTTACACCCTGTTACAACAGACAAGACCGACAAATATACCATTACAGAGGTTAAGTTTAAACGCAGCAATGATCCAAACTTATGCAAATCACCCGCTACAGCAAATTGAGTTACGATCTCGGGCGAATCTGCGTTAAACTTATCCAAACGCACACATTATTCAACAGATGGCTGATCCCGATCCGAATGAATACATTTAACTTTATCGCCGCCGGCATACGTACTATTGAAATAGAGCATGCCACTATTAGTGCCCTGCTGGCCCAACTGAATGACAGTTTCAGCAAAGCCTGTGAGCTTTTACTCAGTTGCGAAGGACGCATCATTGTCACCGGCATGGGCAAATCCGGGCATATCGGCAATAAAATTGCAGCTACGCTGGCAAGCACGGGCACTCCGGCTTTTTTTGTGCACCCGGGAGAAGCGAGCCACGGCGACTTAGGCATGTTTACCGGCAAAGATGTGGTTCTGGCGTTATCCAACTCTGGTGAGACCACAGAAGTTGTCACTATTTTGCCGCTGATCAAACGCATGGGCGCTCCCCTGATCAGCATGACTTCAAACGCTGAATCCACCCTATCTCGCTTTGCTGATGTGAATCTGCACTTACCGGTAGAACGTGAAGCCTGCCCACACAACCTGGCACCGACTTCAAGCACCACAGCACAACTGGTCATGGGTGATGCCCTGGCGATTGCACTCTTGGAAGCACGCGGTTTCAGCCCCGAAGACTTTGCCTTTTCCCATCCAGGTGGCAGCCTGGGTAGACAGCTGCTGTTGCGCGTGGATGACATTATGCATGCCGGTGAAAACATCCCTCAGGTCACGGTGAATACATCAATACGTGAAGCGCTGCTCGAGGTTACTCAGAAACGCCTGGGCATGACCGCGGTAACCAATGCAACCGGTGAACTCTTGGGTATTTTCACCGATGGTGACCTGCGCCGCACTCTGGATCAGGAAATTGATCTTAAAAACACCTCGATTGCAGACGTTATGACCCCAGGTGGAACCACATTAAAAACTGGTTCACTGGCTGCAGAAGCACTGAAAATCATGCAGGAACGTAAAATTAATGCGCTGTTGATCACAGATCACCAAGGCCAACTCGCCGGTGCACTGAACATGCATGACCTGCTTAAAGCCGGAGTTATCTGACCATGACTGAAATCCTGTCCGATGAACTGAAACAACGCTTGCAAGCCATACGGCTGGCAGTATTCGATGTGGATGGCATACTGACCGATGGCTCATTGTATTTTTTGCCCGATGGCCAGGAAATTAAAGCCTTCAACACCCTGGATGGTCTGGGATTGAAACTGCTGCAGAAAGCCGGCATCAAGACAGCCATTATCACCGGACGCAGCTCATCCCAAGTCAGTATGCGCGCCAAAGCACTGGGTGTTGACTGGCTGCTACAGGGGCGAGAAGACAAGCTGACCGCTCTGGAAGAGATCTGGCAGGAAAGTGGAGACAGCGCAACCACTACAGCCTATATAGGTGATGATCTGCCTGATTTGGCGGCTATTATCACTGTCGCTTTTGGCGCATCGGTTCCCAATGGTCATCCCGTGGTCTGTAAAGAAGCTGACTGGTGCACCACCCGTCGTGGTGGACAAGGTGCCGCACGGGAGTTCTGCGAAATACTGTTATCAGCTCAAGGTAAACTGTCTGGCCTGATTGAGGAATTTCGTTGATGCTAAATGCAGCCCGTCTGAAGCTGATAACAGGTCTGGCTATATTACTGGCGGCGCTGGTGTACTGGGGTTTTTTTGGCAGTCCCAGCGAAACCCTCACAGGTAATCCGAATGATCCGGAACGGGTGGATTTTTTTATCCGTGATGCTTACATCACTGACTTTGATGAAAACGGGCAAGTATCAAGTATCATTCAATCACCTCATCTGCAGCATTACCCTGCGCCCGAGCTGATCACGCTGAACAGCCCATTGATCACCCTGCCTCGTGATACACGTGGTGATACGCAGATTTCATCTGATTTGGGCAGCATGCTTGATGATGAAAGCAAGATTGAACTTGCAGGAAACGTCAGGGTTATTGATAATCCTGCAGCAGATACACCTTGGGTACTGACGACATCAGTCATGACACTACTGCCACCGGATGATTATGCCGAAACCGATGCCCCGGTTCAGATTCAACAGGGAACTAACCGTACTGATGCTATCGGCATGCAGGCGTGGCTCAGAGAACACCGTATAGACCTGCTGTCTGACGTAAGAGGATATTATGCGACCTACTAAAATGTTAATGCGGTGCCTGATCGCTGCTCTAGTAATACTAAGCCAGACCGCTCAGGCTTTACCTGAAGATCAGGAGCAGCCAATTTATGTCTCTGCTGATCATGCCAGCATGAACGAACTTACAGGTATCGCTGTATATACCGGATCAGTTGAGATACGTCAGGGTACCATGCTGATGCTGGGCTCACGTGTCGAAATGCACCGTGATGATACCGGTAGCATTTCCAGAATTTTATCTACCGGTGCCCCAGCTGAATTTCA
This genomic interval carries:
- a CDS encoding STAS domain-containing protein — translated: MSKAEVVSQVISVEGDLLFSTVVAKRTALLSQLKQMQGPCQLDFSAVGRVDSSALSLWFCCERLALEKGFELTAINTPEDLLSIARLVGVEENLH
- a CDS encoding KpsF/GutQ family sugar-phosphate isomerase, yielding MNTFNFIAAGIRTIEIEHATISALLAQLNDSFSKACELLLSCEGRIIVTGMGKSGHIGNKIAATLASTGTPAFFVHPGEASHGDLGMFTGKDVVLALSNSGETTEVVTILPLIKRMGAPLISMTSNAESTLSRFADVNLHLPVEREACPHNLAPTSSTTAQLVMGDALAIALLEARGFSPEDFAFSHPGGSLGRQLLLRVDDIMHAGENIPQVTVNTSIREALLEVTQKRLGMTAVTNATGELLGIFTDGDLRRTLDQEIDLKNTSIADVMTPGGTTLKTGSLAAEALKIMQERKINALLITDHQGQLAGALNMHDLLKAGVI
- the lptC gene encoding LPS export ABC transporter periplasmic protein LptC, producing the protein MLNAARLKLITGLAILLAALVYWGFFGSPSETLTGNPNDPERVDFFIRDAYITDFDENGQVSSIIQSPHLQHYPAPELITLNSPLITLPRDTRGDTQISSDLGSMLDDESKIELAGNVRVIDNPAADTPWVLTTSVMTLLPPDDYAETDAPVQIQQGTNRTDAIGMQAWLREHRIDLLSDVRGYYATY
- the murA gene encoding UDP-N-acetylglucosamine 1-carboxyvinyltransferase is translated as MDKFLIQGGACLNGEVRISGAKNAALPILAATLLASEPVTLTNLPHLHDINTMLELMRRLGVSVTLTESQSAVIDASQINSVVAPYDLVKTMRASILVLGPLLARFGQAEVSLPGGCAIGSRPVDLHLRGLEAMGAHIEVEQGYIRATCDGRLKGGKVFFDTVTVTGTENIMMAAALADGETLIENAAREPEIVDLANCLNAMGADIRGAGTDMISIHGVEALKGCRYAVMADRIETGTFLVAAAATGGKVRTCNTRSDTLDSVLKKLQEAGADITTGEDWIELDMHGRRPKAVNLTTAPYPAFPTDMQAQFAAMNAVSIGVGIVRETIFENRFMHMQEMLRMGADITIDGNTAIIEGVSKLKGAPVMATDLRASASLVIAALVAEGETLIDRIYHIDRGYECIEEKLQGLGATIRRVKG
- the mlaD gene encoding outer membrane lipid asymmetry maintenance protein MlaD produces the protein MRIRTVEISVGLFMLIGFLALIVLALNVSGLNLTPKSGGYKLYASFENIGGLTPRAKVAMSGVQIGEVKNIRLDPQMLMAEVEMEIFADVDYISTDSSAMILTSGLLGQQYVGIVPGGDMEVLGEGDFIFNTQSALVLEDLVGKFLMNQVSE
- a CDS encoding ATP-binding cassette domain-containing protein — protein: MKQSSDNNIIEIRNMSFSRGSKRIFDDVSIKIPRGKVTAIMGPSGTGKTTLLKLIGGQLLPDSGQILLDNQNIPTLSRRDLFVVRERMGMLFQSGALFTDMTVFDNIAFPIRVHTQLPEEMIRDIVLMKLQAVGLRGAVGLMPSELSGGMARRVALARAIALDPDIVMYDEPFTGQDPIAKGVLVNLIKRLNEALGHSSIIVSHDIEETLSISDYIYVLSDGKVIAEGTPDQLKGQDSEQVRQFVEGLPDGPVAFHYPAPDFTEQLMAGGVFR
- the hisG gene encoding ATP phosphoribosyltransferase, with protein sequence MTQQLTIALSKGRILTETLPLLAAADIHPAEDIFSSRKLIFDTNHANIKLLVIRATDVPTYVEYGGADMGVAGKDVLMEHGGQGLYEPLDLEISRCRLMIAGLKGAPAVEGRLRVASKFINITRDYYARKGAQVDIIKLYGAMELAPIMGLADRIVDIVDTGNTLKANGLEPMEHIADISSRLVVGQPSMKMKYELIQPIIEQMQAAVAAKREV
- the mlaE gene encoding lipid asymmetry maintenance ABC transporter permease subunit MlaE; protein product: MLDRIQRLGHKTLSKCAALGRSGQILYHSVVARPAPVMMFPLLIRQIYFIGVLSLVIIIVSGAFIGMVLGLQGYTILVDYGSEQAVGQMVALSLLRELAPVVTALLFAGRAGSALTAEIGLMKATEQLASLEMIGVDPYRRIIAPRLYAGFICMPLLSMIFAVVGIWGASLVAVDWLGIYSGAFWANMQQSVDFQGDVLNGLIKAVVFGFVVTWVAVYQGYDCIPTSEGISQATTRTVVYASLAVLGLDFVLTALMFGDL
- a CDS encoding BolA family protein translates to MQAEDVKQVIESQLAASQVMTAGEGCNFEITVISEQFTGLSPVKKQQLVYACLNKQIASGDIHAVTIKTYTPEQWAALN
- the lptA gene encoding lipopolysaccharide transport periplasmic protein LptA; this encodes MRPTKMLMRCLIAALVILSQTAQALPEDQEQPIYVSADHASMNELTGIAVYTGSVEIRQGTMLMLGSRVEMHRDDTGSISRILSTGAPAEFHQQASAEQPLTKAYGLRMDYRVPDQTVTITENARVMQDADEFTGERIVYDMDKSVVDAFRSESQDGQRVQMVIQPKGDQ
- a CDS encoding KdsC family phosphatase, with amino-acid sequence MTEILSDELKQRLQAIRLAVFDVDGILTDGSLYFLPDGQEIKAFNTLDGLGLKLLQKAGIKTAIITGRSSSQVSMRAKALGVDWLLQGREDKLTALEEIWQESGDSATTTAYIGDDLPDLAAIITVAFGASVPNGHPVVCKEADWCTTRRGGQGAAREFCEILLSAQGKLSGLIEEFR
- a CDS encoding MlaC/ttg2D family ABC transporter substrate-binding protein, with the translated sequence MKKLHAANLVFLMSMLFTLKAFAVDQNWDAAKQVVESTTEKVIDVMSDSSLFEEENRERLQSEVEQIVTPVIDFYGFGRGVMGRFSRSASEEQLERFASVLKTTLIRTYSMAVSEFSIREYTITPPRAPSPQPEMQVVNVQLTSTAGKTYNILYYMRNVDGNWMLVNVAVEGINLRLTFQNQFADMYQSSRDISAVIDSWEERVASTVAEVVEDVEG